In one Gadus morhua chromosome 7, gadMor3.0, whole genome shotgun sequence genomic region, the following are encoded:
- the LOC115547706 gene encoding leucine-rich repeat neuronal protein 4 yields MITVRDSVWFLLLAFLALLGSWPCVAIPTQESGTNNMPSELLKSDDYYSYFEDPPLETKPGPKNESAQQPCDYDVCLEQKEPCLARKDCLCRGITLEDVAPEAPTVTSLTPGGSEGVTVRWCAPYSLVTTYTIKGAEQEPVRVGSHLRSSKLKGLNDGDKVCVLAENAAGEGPESCMMYLAEKDNAYLTAGLIGGALGLGLLAVLAVLLWKYTQRRKSGARLSTQDRDDSHQGLSDSNRVSLDVL; encoded by the coding sequence ATGATAACCGTCAGGGACTCGGTGTGGTTCCTTCTCCTCGCTTTCCTCGCCCTCCTTGGCAGCTGGCCTTGTGTCGCCATACCAACCCAGGAGTCGGGGACAAACAACATGCCGTCTGAGCTCCTGAAATCGGACGACTACTACAGTTACTTCGAAGACCCCCCCTTAGAGACCAAGCCCGGTCCCAAGAACGAAAGCGCCCAGCAGCCCTGTGACTACGACGTTTGCCTCGAACAGAAGGAGCCGTGTTTGGCCCGCAAAGACTGCCTATGTCGGGGCATCACCTTGGAGGACGTGGCCCCGGAGGCCCCTACCGTGACGTCGTTGACCCCGGGGGGCTCCGAAGGGGTGACGGTCCGCTGGTGTGCGCCGTACTCCCTGGTCACCACCTACACCATCAAGGGGGCGGAGCAGGAGCCCGTCAGGGTCGGCAGCCACCTTCGGAGCAGCAAACTGAAGGGACTGAACGACGGAGACAAAGTCTGCGTTCTTGCGGAAAACGCGGCGGGCGAGGGCCCAGAGTCCTGTATGATGTACCTGGCGGAGAAGGACAACGCTTATCTGACCGCAGGCCTCATCGGCGGAGCTCTGGGGCTGGGCCTGCTGGCGGTGCTGGCGGTCCTGCTGTGGAAATACACCCAGAGACGGAAGTCAGGGGCACGGCTCTCAACACAGGACAGGGATGACTCACACCAAGGCCTATCCGACAGCAACAGAGTGAGCCTGGATGTTCTCTGA
- the si:ch1073-224n8.1 gene encoding zinc finger protein 697, with protein MTSRRGGYAGGMDSSASSSSVVNSGNRKQSIINVPNRTGSESCYDRKVDKTGYGSQGNMTVTSLKSRLAPTIQNAMSAAVDTVLGEVVLVLNETQQELFNKEQENERLKVRLEVSERELKTLQECLCSAQKLIDQLQISYPGSQTQSVFAPSLSSLTSMNTGMDRDHQNSRNVNGSGVDLGLGGSVDDSLHGFEPRDDYKMCQLSIQPDGSVTNHSLDAYTNTAHMINDSNRQDERQSQRGSGSGFEIKEEQGLTPGNGQSSRKDQGLTGDDGEASGHNVGDLGYGQGEDGGSQRSFTYPLRHPRPVRPRTVPQNQGALDVQKGAVRTVPGRVDGLSPARADDNAGPSAPDLTVEVSADRPHHCLECGKTFRLISSLKKHIRIHTGEKPYPCGVCGRRFRESGALKTHLRIHTGEKPYSCSECGNSFRHLDGLRKHRRTHTGEKPYVCAICGKRLSRLQHLKHHQLIHTGERPCCCPFCNRTFKEPAALRKHVRTHREEAGHLAMGPAEEVDPDAMDDINSLHPAAPSPQMRFGEWGGEEDETSVVDCV; from the exons ATGACTTCCAGAAGAGGAGGTTATGCCGGTGGAATGGATTCATCTGCGTCTAGTAGTAGTGTGGTTAACAGTGGAAACCGAAAACAAAGCATCATCAACGTCCCCAATCGGACTGGGTCGGAGTCTTGCTACGATCGGAAAGTGGACAAGACTGGGTACGGTTCGCAGGGCAACATGACTGTCACATCCCTAAAATCACGCCTGGCCCCCACTATTCAAAATGCCATGTCTGCCGCAGTGGACACTGTTCTTGGCGAGGTGGTCCTCGTTTTAAACGAGACACAACAAGAGTTGTTCAACAAGGAGCAGGAAAACGAGAGACTAAAGGTTCGCCTGGAAGTGTCCGAGCGAGAACTGAAGACACTGCAGGAATGTTTGTGCAGTGCTCAGAAACTGATTGATCAACTTCAGATATCTTACCCGGGCTCTCAAACTCAGTCTGTTTTCGCACCGTCGCTGTCTTCCTTGACGTCTATGAATACGGGAATGGACCGAGATCACCAGAACTCTCGGAACGTGAACGGGTCCGGCGTGGACTTGGGTCTAGGTGGCTCCGTGGACGACTCACTCCACGGTTTCGAACCACGAGATGACTATAAGATGTGCCAGCTGTCAATCCAACCCGATGGATCTGTGACAAACCACTCACTGGACGCCTACACCAACACGGCCCACATGATCAACGATTCAAATAGACAAG ATGAACGGCAGTCCCAGCGAGGCAGCGGCTCCGGGTTTGAGATCAAAGAGGAGCAAGGTTTGACCCCAGGCAACGGCCAGTCTTCCAGGAAGGACCAGGGGTTGACCGGGGACGACGGAGAGGCATCTGGCCACAACGTTGGTGACCTTGGCTATGGCCAGGGAGAGGACGGGGGCTCCCAGCGGTCCTTCACCTACCCTCTTCGTCACCCGCGGCCTGTGAGACCCCGCACGGTCCCCCAGAATCAGGGCGCGCTGGACGTACAGAAGGGCGCCGTAAGGACTGTCCCCGGAAGGGTGGACGGTCTGTCCCCGGCCCGGGCGGATGACAACGCCGGCCCCTCTGCGCCCGACCTGACGGTGGAGGTCTCTGCCGACCGCCCCCACCACTGCCTGGAGTGCGGCAAGACGTTCCGCCTGATCTCCAGCCTGAAGAAGCACATCCGCATCCACACGGGCGAGAAGCCGTACCCGTGCGGCGTGTGCGGCCGGCGCTTCCGCGAGTCGGGCGCGCTCAAGACCCACCTGCGCATCCACACGGGCGAAAAGCCCTACTCGTGCTCTGAGTGCGGCAACAGCTTCCGCCACCTGGACGGCCTGCGCAAGCACCGGCGCACGCACACGGGCGAGAAGCCGTACGTGTGCGCCATCTGTGGCAAGCGCCTGAGCCGCCTGCAGCACCTGAAGCACCACCAGCTGATCCACACCGGCGAGCGGCCGTGCTGCTGCCCCTTCTGCAACCGCACCTTCAAGGAGCCGGCCGCGCTGCGCAAGCACGTGCGCACCCACCGCGAGGAGGCGGGGCACCTGGCCATGGGCCCCGCCGAGGAGGTGGACCCCGACGCAATGGACGACATCAACAGCCTGcaccccgccgccccctccccccagatgaGGTTTGGCGAGTGgggcggggaggaggacgagacCTCAGTGGTGGACTGTGTTTAG